GACGGCAGCGCTGCGGCACACGGTCCTCGCGTCGCTCACCGACGCCCCCACCACCGAAATCGTCTGAAAGGCCGAGGCATGGAGATCCCCGCACTCGCCGATGCCGAGGAGCGCTCCTGCGACGTCCTCGTCATCGGTGGCGGCACCGCCGGCACCATGGCGGCGCTCACCGCAGCCGAACGCGGCGCGTCCGTCCTGCTGTTGGAGAAGGCGCACGTCCGCCACTCCGGTGCGCTGGCGATGGGCATGGACGGCGTCAACAACGCCGTCGTGCCCGGGCGGGCGGAGCCGGACGACTACGTCGCCGAGATCACCCGCGCCAACGACGGCATCGTCGACCAGTCCACCGTCCGCCAGACCGCGACCCGCGGCTTCGCGATGGTGCAGCGACTGGAGTCGTACGGCGTGAAGTTCGAGAAGGACGAGCACGGCGCGTACGCGGTGCGGCAGGTGCACCGGTCCGGCTCGTACGTGCTGCCGATGCCGGAGGGCAAGGACGTCAAGAAGGTCCTCTACCGGCAGCTGCGGCGCCGCGAGATGCGCGAGCGGATCCGGATCGAGAACCGGGTGATGCCGGTGCGGGTGCTGACCGGCCCGGACGGCCGGGCGGTCGGGGCGGCCGGCTTCCACACCCGCACCGGCCGCTTCGTCACCGTCCGGGCGGGGGCGGTGATCCTCGCCACCGGGGCGTGCGGCCGGCTCGGCCTGCCCGCCTCCGGCTACCTCTACGGCACCTACGAGAACCCCACCAACGCGGGCGACGGCTACGCCATGGCGTATCACGCGGGCGCCGAGCTGACCGGTATCGAGTGCTTCCAGATCAACCCGCTGATCAAGGACTACAACGGCCCGGCCTGCGCCTACGTCGCCAACCCCTTCGGCGGCTACCAGGTCAACCGGCACGGCGAGCGGTTCGTGGAGTCGGACTACTGGTCGGGGCAGATGATGGCTGAGTTCGCGGCCGAGGTCGCCTCCGAGCGCGGGCCGGTCTACCTGAAGCTCAGTCACCTGCCCGAGGAGTCCGTCGCCGCGCTGGAGACGATCCTGCACACCACCGAGCGCCCCACCCGCGGCACCTTCCACGCCGGGCGCGGTCACGACTACCGCACCCACGACGTGGAGATGCACATCTCCGAGATCGGGCTGTGCGGCGGCCACTCGGCGTCCGGCGTCCGGGTGGACGAGCACGCCCGGACGACCGTGCCGCGGCTGTACGCGGCCGGGGACCTGGCCTGCGTCCCGCACAACTACATGATCGGCGCGTTCGTCTTCGGTGACCTGGCGGGCGCGGACGCCGCCCGGTTCACCGCGTACGAGGGCGAGTTGCCGGAAGAGCAGCTGCGGGCGGCCCATGAGCTGGTCTACCGGCCGCTGCGCCACCCCGACGGCCCGCCCCAGCCGCAGGTCGAGTACAAACTGCGGCGCTTCGTCAACGACTACGTCGCCCCGCCCAAGAGCGGCGCCCGGCTGTCACTGGCCGTCGAGCACTTCGAGCGGATGCGCGCCGACCTCGACGGCATGGGTGCCCGCACCCCGCACGAGCTGATGCGCTGCGCCGAGGTCGGCTTCATCCGCGACTGCGCGGAGATGGCCGCCCGGTCGTCGCTGGCCCGGACCGAGTCCCGCTGGGGCCTGTACCACCAGCGCACCGACCATCCGCGGACCGACGACGACACCTGGCTGCACCATCTGGACCTGCGCAAGTCCGCCGCGGGGAGGATGGAGTTCACCGCCCGCCCGGTGGCGCCGTACCTGGTGCCGGTCGAGGAGTACGCCCCGGTGGGCGGCGCTTCCCGCTTCCTCGGTGAGGTGCGCCCCGAGCAGGTCGCGACGGCGGGGCGGCGGGACACCCCGCCGGTGGGCTCGGCGGCGTCCGGGGACCGGGCCGGAGCCCCGGCGACGGCCCCCGCCGAGGCGCCCGGCGCCCCCTCACCGCGCCTCCTCGGACTCCTCGCACTGGCCGAGGACCAGCCGGACCTCACGGCGCTGCGTCCGTACCTCGACGACGCCGACCCCGCCGTACGCCGCGCCGCCGTCGACGCGCTCACCGAGAGCGTGCCGGCCGGCACGGGCCCGGCGCTGGCCGCCGCGCTCGCCGACGCCGATCCCGCCGTGCGGGCGGCGGCCGGGGCCTCGCTGCGGGAACTGGTCGAGGTGCTCGCACCGGAGCCGGCGCTGCGCGACCCCCTGGCCGCCGCCGTGCGCGGGCCCGATCCCGTCGTCCGCGCCGCGGCCGTGGACGTCCTGCGGGCCCTCCGCCTCGGCGATCCGGCCCTGTTCGGCGAGGCGCTCGCCGACCCGGTGGTGGAGGTCCGCATCCAGGCCGTCCGCGCCCTGGTCTCCGTGGACGCCGCGGACGCGCTGCGGCGGGCCGCGCAGGATCCCTCGCGGGAGGTCCGGGTGGCCGCGGCCCACGGCCTGGGCACGGCCGGCGGCCCGGACGGACCGGCGGCGCTGGTGCACGACGCGGACCCCCTCGTGCGGGCCGCGGCCCTCGGCGCGCTGGCGACCACCGGCTGCCCGCCGCCGTACGACGCGCAAGCCGTCACGGCGCTGGGCGACCCGGCCTGGCAGGTCCGGGCCGGCGCCGCCAGGGCCCTGGCCGCCGCCGACGCCGGGCTCGCGGTCCCCGCGCTGCGCGCCGCCCTGTCCGACCCGCACGCCGACGTCCGCAAGGCGGGGGTGCTGGCGCTGCGCGCCCACGCGGGGCACGAGGACGCCGCCCGGGCGCTGGCGTCGGTCGCCGCCGACCCGGACGCCGACGTCCGCGCCTACGCCCGGCTCCCGGCAAAGGGGTGACACACGTTCGGGCCGTGCGGGTGGCGTCCGGGGCGGGGCGGTCGGAGGCTGGGGCGGAGGGTGCGTCCGTACCGCACGAGGAGTTCCGATGGCCACCGGCTTCCGCAACGACGACCTGAGCGCCCCGCGCGCCGGCGGCGCGCTCGGGCGGTCCCCGGGGACGCACGGCGCCGAGAGCCGCTGAGCGCCCACGGGCCGCCGGGCAGCACGATGACCGCTCCCTCGTCCGCCTACCCCGCCAGGTGGCCCCGGTACGTAGAGGTCGCTCCGGGGATCCTGGTGACCGCCGGGCTCGTCTGGAACGCGCTGTCGCCGCAGGACTATTGGGGCGATCCGATGCTGACCGCGGCGAGCGTGACGGCCGGTGCGCTGCTCACGCTGCGGCACACCCTCGTGATCGGCGTCGTCATCGTCGTCGGAGTCTTCGCGCTGACCGTCAAGGACGGCACCGCGCACGACATCGTGGGCCATCTGGAGCTCCTCAACACCGTGTTCGCCGCGCTCATGGGCCTCGGCGTCAACCGGGTGATCGCTTACCACGGACGGCATCTGGACGTCGTACGGATGGTCGCGGAGGCCGCGCAGCGCGCCGTGCTGCCCGAGCCGCCGCGGCGCATCGGCCCGCTGGCCGTCGCGGCCCGCTACCAGGCCGCGCAGAGCCAGGCCCGGATCGGCGGCGACGCCTATGCCGTGCAGCGGACGCCCTTCGGGGTGCGGCTGCTGATCGCGGACGTCCGCGGCAAGGGGATGGGCGCGGTGAGCGCGGTGTCGGTACTGCTGGGCGCCTTCCGCGAGGCGGCGGAGGAGGAGGCGGAGCTGCCGGCGCTGGCCGGGCGGATGGAGCGCGCGCTGCTGCGGGAGAGCGAGCAGACCTCCGAGGAGGACCGGCTGGAGGGTTTCATCACGGCTCTGCTCTGCGAGGTCCTCCCGGGGGGCGACGGGCTGCGGCTGCTGGACTGCGGCCACCCCGCGCCGTACCTCTGTCACGGCACCGAGGTCCGGGCACTGGAGACCGGAGAGCCGGGCCTGCCGCTGGGCATGGGCGCACTGGGCGGGGCCCGGACGGGCCCCGCCGTCACACCGTTCCCCCCGGGCGCCACCCTGCTGCTGGTCACCGACGGCGTGACCGAGGCCCGCGACCGCGCCGGGACGTTCTTCGACCCCTCGGCGCGGCTGGCGGGGCACGGGCCCTTCGCGGGTCCGCAGGAGGTCATCGACGTCCTGGTGCGCGAGGTCGAGGAGTGGACCGGCGGGCCGCGCGACGACGACATGGCGGTGCTCGCGATCACCCGCCGGTCGGCCCCCTGAGCGGGGCCGATCCGCGAAACTCCTCGTGGGTTACCGGCTGTAGGGGCTCCGGGATGAGATGATCGGCCAGAGCATCAGCATCCGCCCCGAGCGATCCTCGCTCCCGCGCAGATCGGAGTTGATGTGTCCGAGAACAGATCAGCACTGCTGAGCCAGCGCGCCGCCGTCATCCTTCTCCTCGGCGCCCTCACCGCACTCGGCGCCGGCGTGCTCACCTGCGTCAACGGCGGCACCCTGGCGTCCGCGACGCTCGTCGGAGGCGCCGCCTTCGGCGCCGGTGTCACCTTCTTCCATACCGTCATCGACTGATCCCACGGGCAACGGCCGTGTGCGGTCGGGGCGTTGCCCACTGCAGGAACGCCCCGGTCCGTGAGCCGGCCGCCCCCGCGATCTCCTTGGGCGTGCCCTCGGCCACCACCGTTCCGCCTGCCGCGCCGCCGGCGGGGCCGAGGTCGACGACCCAGTCGGCGGCACGGATGACGTCGAGGTTGTGCTCGATGGTGACGACGGTGTGCCCGGCGTCGACCAGCCGCTGCAGCACGCCGAGCAGGCGGGCGGTGTCGGCGGCGTGCAGTCCGGTGGTGGGCTCGTCGAGGAGGTAGAGGGTGCGGCCGGTGGTCCGGCGGCCGAGTTCCCTGGCGAGCTTGACGCGTTGGGCCTCGCCACCGGACAGCGTGGTGGCGGGCTGGCCCAGTTGCAGATACCCCAGGCCCACGTCGGCCAGCCGCTGCAGCCGGTTCGCGACCGCGGGCAGGTCCGCGAAGACGGCCAGCGCCTCGTCGACGGTCGCGTCCAGCACCTGGGCGATGTCGTGCCCGCCGTGGCGCACCTCGCACACCTCGGGGCGGAAGCGGCTGCCCCGGCAGGCGGGGCAGCGGACCTCGACGGCGGGCAGGAAGTGCATCGGTACGGCCAGTACGCCCGCGCCCTCGCAGCGCTCGCAGCGGCCGCCGGGGACGTTCGCGGAGAAGTGGCCCGGGGTCAGGCCGCGTTCGCGTGCGGCGGCGGTGCGGGCGAACGCCTCGCGGATCGGGGTGAAGGCGTCCGAGTAGGTCGCCGCGTTCGAGCGGGGCAGCCGGCTGATCGGCTGCTGGTCGATCGTCACGACCTTGTCCAGGTGTTCCCAGCCGTCGATCCCGTCGTGCTCCGCGGGCGGTTCACCCGCGCCGTGGAAGTGCCGGCGGGCCGCGCGGCCGAGGATGTCGAGCAGCAGTGACGACTTTCCGGAGCCCGAGGGGCCGGTCACCGCGACGAGTTGGCCGAGCGGCAGCCGTACGGTGAGGTCCTTGAGGTGGTGCGCCCGCGCCCCGCGGATGACCAGCGCCCGGCCGTCGCCGGGCCGGGGCGTCTCGGGGACGGGCACCGCCAGCCGGCCGGCGAGGTAGGCGCCGGTGACCGACTCCGGGTTCGCGGCCACCTCGGCGGGGGTGCCCTGGGCCACGATGCGGCCGCCGTCGCGGCCCGCGCCCGGGCCGACGTCCACGACGTGGTCGGCCGCGCGCAGCACGTCGAGGTCGTGCTCGATGACGAGCACGGTGTTGCCCAAGTCCCGTAGTCGGCACAGCACTTCGATCAGCCGGGCGGAGTCGGCGGGGTGCAGGCCGATGGTGGGTTCGTCGAGGACGTAGAGGACTCCGGTCAGCCCGGAGCCGAGCAGCGCGGCGAGCCGCAGCCGCTGGGCCTCACCGGCCGAGAGGCTCGGCGTGGGCTGTTCCGCGGTCAGGTACCCGACCCCGACGTCCACCAGGCGGCGCACCCGCTCGTGCAGATCGGCGACGACGGGCTCGGTGAGCAGCCACTCCTCGGCGGTGACCCGCCCGCGGAGCGCGTCGAGCCAGCCGGCGAGCGCGTCGAGCGGCAGCCGTGCGGCGTCGACCAGGGTCAGTCCGGCGACGGTGACGCACCGGCTCTCGGGGCGCAGCCGGGTCCCCCGGCAGTCCGGGCAGGTCTCCTGGAGCAGCGACCGTTCGGCCTTCTCGCGGTAGGCGGTGTCGTCGATGCGCTGGGCGTAGCGCCGCAGGGTGGCCGTGACCACGCCCTCGAAGCGCCCTCGGGCGACCGTGGCGGGTGGTGCGGTGTCGGGGAAGTGGCGGCGGAACTGCGGGCTGTCGACGCCGTGCAGCAGCAGAGCGCGCGGGGCGTCGGGGAGGTCGCGGACCGGCAGCCGGTCGTCGAAGGTGAAGCCGTAGTGCCGTGCGGCGGCGTGCAGGGTGGGCAGGATGCGTTCGGTGACGGTGGGGTGCCAGCCGAGGACGGCGCCGTCGGCGACGCCCCGGTCGTGGTCGACCAGCCGGTGCACGTCGGCCCGGACGGTGACGCCGAGGCCGGTGCAGGCCGGGCAGGCACCGGCGGGTTTGTTGAAGGAGAAGTCACCCATCACCAGCTCGGGCACGGGCGTGGCGCAGCGCGGACAGGGCAGGGCGGGGCCGGCGGCGTCGGCGTCGTCGTCCTGGATCTGTTCCCCGCCGACGCGGTACGAGGGCGGCAGGAGGTGGCCACAGCCGGGACACGGCCGGTGCCCGATCCGCGCCCACAGCACCCGGAGGTAGGTGAAAACCTCGGTGGCCGTGCCGACGGTCGAGCGGGGGCTGCGGTTGGTCAGGTGCTGGTCCACGCCGATCGACGGCGAGAGGCCGGTGATCGCGTCGACGGCGGGCTTGCTCACGAAGCCGGTGACCATGCCGAGCGATTCGAGGTACTGCCGCTGGCCCTCCCTGTGCAGGGTGTCGAGGGCGAGCGTCGACTTGCCCGAGCCGGAGAGGCCGGTGAGCACGACGAGCTTGTTCTTGGGGAGGTCGAGGGTGACGTTCTTGAGGTTGTGCAGGCGTGCGCCCTTGATGTGGATCAAAGCAACCATGGCTTCAATCGTGTCATTGAACCACCGATTGAAGCTTTTACTCTGCTCACGGCAAGGACGGAGCGCCGTGCCCCCTCACGAGCAGGCAATTCACTTCTCAGGACGCAGATATCTGGCTCGGCTTCCTTCAAAGCAGAGCTGATGCCCCTGGACGCGGGGACACCCCCGGCGTACTCCTGCGCGCCCGCGCGGCTCCGTGGGACCCGTCGCCCCCCCGGCTCCGCAGCGTGACCGCAGCACCCGGTTCCGCAGCCACCGCGGCGGCGACGCCCTGCGGCCCGGCCGGCCGGTGGGGTCGATCCCGGATCGGGCGGAATTCCCGGCCCCGCATGCGGTGCGCCGCCGCACCTGTGGTGCCAGACTTGAGACAGCGCGCCCGGCCGCCGGCCGGAGCCCTTGCCGCCGAGGGGAACATCATGACCTGGGCATCTTGGACCACCGTCGGGATCCACTCGCTGCCCAACGCGGTGCGCACCGAAGAGATCGGCGTGATCAACGGTGACCTGACCATCCATACGACCTGGTCGGAAGATCTTGCGCACGTCGCCGTGCAGCACACCGGGTCCTCGGACTGGTACACCATGGCCGGCAGCCCCGTCCCCTGCCCCTCCGAAGAAGCCAGCCGCTCCTTCCACCAGGCGGTCGTCGAGGCCGTACGGGGCGGCGAGCGGGCCGAGGCGTCCCTGGAGGAACTGCTCGGCCCGCGGAGCGCGGCCACGCCGGCGGACCGCCCGGCACGCCAGCGCGGCGACGCCTAGCGGTATCCGCTCACCACCCGTGCACCCCCGCTCCGCGGGCGGCCGGTCGGCTTGCTTTGACTGAACACGGGTAAGGCCCGGATTCCCGGGTGGTGCGGGTGCCGGTGGCCGGAAAGGTGTCGGCGGATATATTCCTGCCATGAACCGCCACCGTGTGGTCGCCCTGGTCAATCCGCCGCAGTCGCCCTTCGAACTCGCCTGTGCCTCGGAGGTCTTCGGTACCGTTCGGCCCGGCCTCGCGATGCCCTACGCGTTCCGCGTCTGTGCCGCGCGCCCGGGGCCGCTGGCCACCACCGTCGGCTACTCGATGCTCGTCGACGCCGGGCTGGACGCCCTGGAGGAGGCCGACACCGTGATCGTGCCGGGCTGGCAGCCGCCCGGCGCGCCCGTGCCGGCGGAGGTTCTGGCGGCGCTGCGCGCGGCGCACCGGCGGGCGGTCCGGATCGTGGCCATCTGCACCGGCGCCTTCGTCCTCGCCCAGGCCGGGCTGCTCGACGGCCGCCGCGCCACCACGCACTGGCGGCGCACCGGCGAACTGGCCGCCGCCTTCCCGGAGGTGCAGGTGGCGGCGGACGTGCTGTACGTGGACCACGGCGACGTGGCCACCAGCGCCGGTTCGGGTGCCGGGATCGATCTGTGTCTGCACCTGGTGCGGAGCGACCACGGGGCGGCGTACGCCACCGCCGTCGCCCGCAGCATGGTGCTGCCGCCGCACCGGGAGGGCAGCCAGCTCCAGTACGCCGCCCCGCCCGCGCCGCCCGCGCGGGTGGACGAGTCGCTGGCGCCGCTGCTGGAGTGGGCCGCCACCCGGCTCGACCGCCCGCTGACCCTCGGGCGGCTCGCCGAGCGCGCCGGGGTGTCCAGCCGCACCCTGGCCCGGCGGTTCGGCGAGCAGCTCGGCACCAGCCCTGGGCAGTGGCTGCTCGGGCAGCGGCTCGACGCCGCGCGGGCACTGCTCGAACTGACCGATCTGCCGGTGGACGCCGTCGCCACCCGGGTCGGGCTGTCCTCCGCGGTCAATCTGCGCCGCCACTTCCGTGCCGTCCTCGGCACCACGCCGGGCGCCTACCGCCGGACCTTCGGTACGGGGCGAACAGACCGGACGAACTCCGCCTTTTAGGGCGCCTCCTGCCCTGACGCATGGAGACCGTTACGGGATTCGGTAGCCGTCGCCACATTCTTTCCGCGGCCGGGCAACCATTCCGCGCCATCCCATGTCTCCTGAGGCACAGCACTTTTGGTCACCTTGTGGCTACCCAAAGGTGACCAATTGTCAAATTTGGACCACGAATTTTTAATTCTGATCATTTCGCTTTACATGCTCATGCCAGGCCATAGAGGGTTTGCGCGGGACCACACGGTCCCCGCGGTGCACAACAGCTCCGCGTGTACGGGCGGTTGGCCAGCCGACCGCCCCCGCAGCACTAAGGACCCTCAGCAGTGCGTAGACCCCACATACGCAGCCACCGCCTGGCGATCGCGGTCGCGGTGACGACGGCAGCGACCCTCACGGCCGGTGTGGCCACCGCCGC
The sequence above is a segment of the Streptomyces lydicus genome. Coding sequences within it:
- a CDS encoding fumarate reductase/succinate dehydrogenase flavoprotein subunit gives rise to the protein MEIPALADAEERSCDVLVIGGGTAGTMAALTAAERGASVLLLEKAHVRHSGALAMGMDGVNNAVVPGRAEPDDYVAEITRANDGIVDQSTVRQTATRGFAMVQRLESYGVKFEKDEHGAYAVRQVHRSGSYVLPMPEGKDVKKVLYRQLRRREMRERIRIENRVMPVRVLTGPDGRAVGAAGFHTRTGRFVTVRAGAVILATGACGRLGLPASGYLYGTYENPTNAGDGYAMAYHAGAELTGIECFQINPLIKDYNGPACAYVANPFGGYQVNRHGERFVESDYWSGQMMAEFAAEVASERGPVYLKLSHLPEESVAALETILHTTERPTRGTFHAGRGHDYRTHDVEMHISEIGLCGGHSASGVRVDEHARTTVPRLYAAGDLACVPHNYMIGAFVFGDLAGADAARFTAYEGELPEEQLRAAHELVYRPLRHPDGPPQPQVEYKLRRFVNDYVAPPKSGARLSLAVEHFERMRADLDGMGARTPHELMRCAEVGFIRDCAEMAARSSLARTESRWGLYHQRTDHPRTDDDTWLHHLDLRKSAAGRMEFTARPVAPYLVPVEEYAPVGGASRFLGEVRPEQVATAGRRDTPPVGSAASGDRAGAPATAPAEAPGAPSPRLLGLLALAEDQPDLTALRPYLDDADPAVRRAAVDALTESVPAGTGPALAAALADADPAVRAAAGASLRELVEVLAPEPALRDPLAAAVRGPDPVVRAAAVDVLRALRLGDPALFGEALADPVVEVRIQAVRALVSVDAADALRRAAQDPSREVRVAAAHGLGTAGGPDGPAALVHDADPLVRAAALGALATTGCPPPYDAQAVTALGDPAWQVRAGAARALAAADAGLAVPALRAALSDPHADVRKAGVLALRAHAGHEDAARALASVAADPDADVRAYARLPAKG
- a CDS encoding PP2C family protein-serine/threonine phosphatase: MTAGLVWNALSPQDYWGDPMLTAASVTAGALLTLRHTLVIGVVIVVGVFALTVKDGTAHDIVGHLELLNTVFAALMGLGVNRVIAYHGRHLDVVRMVAEAAQRAVLPEPPRRIGPLAVAARYQAAQSQARIGGDAYAVQRTPFGVRLLIADVRGKGMGAVSAVSVLLGAFREAAEEEAELPALAGRMERALLRESEQTSEEDRLEGFITALLCEVLPGGDGLRLLDCGHPAPYLCHGTEVRALETGEPGLPLGMGALGGARTGPAVTPFPPGATLLLVTDGVTEARDRAGTFFDPSARLAGHGPFAGPQEVIDVLVREVEEWTGGPRDDDMAVLAITRRSAP
- the uvrA gene encoding excinuclease ABC subunit UvrA, with amino-acid sequence MVALIHIKGARLHNLKNVTLDLPKNKLVVLTGLSGSGKSTLALDTLHREGQRQYLESLGMVTGFVSKPAVDAITGLSPSIGVDQHLTNRSPRSTVGTATEVFTYLRVLWARIGHRPCPGCGHLLPPSYRVGGEQIQDDDADAAGPALPCPRCATPVPELVMGDFSFNKPAGACPACTGLGVTVRADVHRLVDHDRGVADGAVLGWHPTVTERILPTLHAAARHYGFTFDDRLPVRDLPDAPRALLLHGVDSPQFRRHFPDTAPPATVARGRFEGVVTATLRRYAQRIDDTAYREKAERSLLQETCPDCRGTRLRPESRCVTVAGLTLVDAARLPLDALAGWLDALRGRVTAEEWLLTEPVVADLHERVRRLVDVGVGYLTAEQPTPSLSAGEAQRLRLAALLGSGLTGVLYVLDEPTIGLHPADSARLIEVLCRLRDLGNTVLVIEHDLDVLRAADHVVDVGPGAGRDGGRIVAQGTPAEVAANPESVTGAYLAGRLAVPVPETPRPGDGRALVIRGARAHHLKDLTVRLPLGQLVAVTGPSGSGKSSLLLDILGRAARRHFHGAGEPPAEHDGIDGWEHLDKVVTIDQQPISRLPRSNAATYSDAFTPIREAFARTAAARERGLTPGHFSANVPGGRCERCEGAGVLAVPMHFLPAVEVRCPACRGSRFRPEVCEVRHGGHDIAQVLDATVDEALAVFADLPAVANRLQRLADVGLGYLQLGQPATTLSGGEAQRVKLARELGRRTTGRTLYLLDEPTTGLHAADTARLLGVLQRLVDAGHTVVTIEHNLDVIRAADWVVDLGPAGGAAGGTVVAEGTPKEIAGAAGSRTGAFLQWATPRPHTAVARGISR
- a CDS encoding GlxA family transcriptional regulator; the protein is MNRHRVVALVNPPQSPFELACASEVFGTVRPGLAMPYAFRVCAARPGPLATTVGYSMLVDAGLDALEEADTVIVPGWQPPGAPVPAEVLAALRAAHRRAVRIVAICTGAFVLAQAGLLDGRRATTHWRRTGELAAAFPEVQVAADVLYVDHGDVATSAGSGAGIDLCLHLVRSDHGAAYATAVARSMVLPPHREGSQLQYAAPPAPPARVDESLAPLLEWAATRLDRPLTLGRLAERAGVSSRTLARRFGEQLGTSPGQWLLGQRLDAARALLELTDLPVDAVATRVGLSSAVNLRRHFRAVLGTTPGAYRRTFGTGRTDRTNSAF